The Bacteroidota bacterium genomic sequence CTGTAAAACCACAACTTTACCTTTTAAACTTTCACTGCTAATCTGATCACCATTCATCAGTGATAATTCAATTTCAGGTGACTGATCTCCTACTTTTACTCTATATCCTCTGGATCCATCCTCCTGGGCAAGAGAAATCTGAGAGATCAATAATGATAATATGATTATAAATTTATTCATTTTAAATTTAATTCCAATTTTAGTGTATAATTGTTTCTAGCAAACAACTCTAATTGTTTTTTTAACTTTTTCGGCAACTTCTCTGGCTTTACTCAAATCATCATCAACAACGGTAACATGTCCCATTTTTCTGAAAGGTCTTGTTTCTTTCTTACCATAAATGTGTGGAGTTACTCCGGGCATCCCGAGTATTTCGTTTATTCCGTCGTAAACAACATTTCCGGTAAAGCCTTCTTCTCCAACCAGATTTACCATTACTCCGCCAACTTTACTGTCGGTTTTTCCCAATGGCAGGTCTAAAATAGCTCTTATGTGTTGTTCGTATTGCGACGTGTATGATGCTTCAATTGAGTAGTGTCCCGAATTATGAGGTCTTGGAGCAACTTCGTTTACAATGATTTCATCATTTTTGGTTTGGAACATTTCTACCGCTAGCAAACCTGTTGAGCCAAGTTTTTTAGCTGTGTCAATTGCTATTTTTCTTGCTTTTTCGGCAACATCATCATCAATTCTTGCCGGACAAATTACATACTCAACCTGATTCGCAGTCGGATGAAATTCCATTTCCACAACAGGGTAGCTTACAGAATCTCCATTATTATTTGTTGCTACAATTACGGCCAGTTCGTTTTTGAATGGTATTAATGCTTCGGCAATACATTCACCATCGGCAAGAGAAGCAAGTTGTTCTTCATCTTTTATTACAGAAACTCCCATACCGTCATAACCAAATTGCGTTGATTTCCATACGAAAGGAAGGTCTTGTTTCCCGTTTTTAACTGCATCCTTCAGCTCATCAGTGTTGTTGAACTTTGTAAAGGGAGCAGTTGGAATATTGTTGTCAGTATAAAATTGCTTCTGAATACCTTTATTCTGAATTATTTCCAGCATTTCCGGCTTCGGATGAATTACTATTCCTTCGCTTTGCAATTTTTTCAAGGCTTCAATATTCACGTGTTCAATTTCTATTGTTAACACGTCAACCTTCTTGCCAAAGTTATAAACGGTCTCAAAATCCATTAAGCTGCCCTGTTCAAAATAATTTGCGGCTATTTTGCACGGAGCTTCTTCTGATGGATCTAATACGGATGTTTTAATATCCCATTTTCGGGTTGTATACAGGAGCATTTTGCCTAATTGTCCTCCGCCTAATATTCCGAGTGTGAAATCCGAAGAAAAAATATTTTTATTATCCATGTACTATATGTGTTGTTTGTCTTATTGTTTATTTGGGCGGCTTAACGGGCTATCCGTTATATCTTTTTACAAGCACTTGTTCTACAACTTCCTGTCTGTCATCAGGCAGGTGCTCAGTCACAGCACTTGTAAAAAGGATGCCACTGCTATCCCTGCCGCAATTCCTAAACCGGAAAATTTTCTTTATGATCACTATTTTTTATCCTAAAAGTTTCCTCTACAAGATCAGAAACTTTTTAATAATCTTTCAAAACGTGTTTACGGATAATAA encodes the following:
- a CDS encoding 5-(carboxyamino)imidazole ribonucleotide synthase, which produces MDNKNIFSSDFTLGILGGGQLGKMLLYTTRKWDIKTSVLDPSEEAPCKIAANYFEQGSLMDFETVYNFGKKVDVLTIEIEHVNIEALKKLQSEGIVIHPKPEMLEIIQNKGIQKQFYTDNNIPTAPFTKFNNTDELKDAVKNGKQDLPFVWKSTQFGYDGMGVSVIKDEEQLASLADGECIAEALIPFKNELAVIVATNNNGDSVSYPVVEMEFHPTANQVEYVICPARIDDDVAEKARKIAIDTAKKLGSTGLLAVEMFQTKNDEIIVNEVAPRPHNSGHYSIEASYTSQYEQHIRAILDLPLGKTDSKVGGVMVNLVGEEGFTGNVVYDGINEILGMPGVTPHIYGKKETRPFRKMGHVTVVDDDLSKAREVAEKVKKTIRVVC